In Candidatus Thorarchaeota archaeon, the following proteins share a genomic window:
- a CDS encoding L-lactate permease yields MDGALAFLLIVAPIILAFLMLAVWKKAADTTGVVVWLVTVIIAVAAFQTDVGVALIASLAGIIRSFPISLMVLTSILMMTYMQEVGALQRLIVFFKTLGGGSKPMQIMVISLGLGLFLVGIGATPVSMLPPVMLAMGFSPLVAVALPAIGYDPLTTFALLAVPAVVFRDVYSAVSGTEVTLWESGTVFAWYMPIVTTGIAIAMLWIAGGRKLLMNREGIMLAVMSGVTAGGVAIIMNSYYVNQTTLTNVFAGAAVLGVLFVYTKLRHRPVIDRSVLTQDDLAVEARLSLRRASIPWVILVALCLATNLIAPVKDLLFTQLALPVTVFSYPVPIKTQVLWQAYTLMFIATVVSIPFFKRDRTVLRNTLSKFRKRAPRPVLAAAIFFAMAEVMNYSGYYILPAGTWAVNLDNNMVSVLARLTSQTIGTAYPLTAAFLGLLAGFVSGSETSAIAMFTKYHYEASTLIGANAMVVAASNGIGGGLASVLSPAKIQNAAAVIDEIGIEGEVIRYGAVVAILMTAVVAMLTFLIAFS; encoded by the coding sequence TTGGACGGAGCACTGGCGTTTCTGCTGATAGTAGCACCCATCATCCTGGCCTTTCTGATGCTGGCAGTATGGAAGAAGGCTGCGGACACGACGGGTGTTGTGGTGTGGCTTGTGACCGTTATCATTGCGGTGGCTGCGTTCCAGACCGACGTGGGCGTCGCCCTCATCGCGAGTCTTGCAGGAATAATACGTTCGTTCCCCATCTCGCTTATGGTTCTCACCTCGATATTGATGATGACCTACATGCAAGAAGTCGGTGCCCTGCAGAGGCTCATCGTCTTCTTCAAGACACTGGGCGGTGGTAGCAAGCCGATGCAGATCATGGTGATAAGTCTGGGTCTGGGTCTCTTCCTGGTAGGAATCGGCGCGACCCCGGTCTCCATGCTGCCTCCAGTGATGCTGGCAATGGGGTTCAGTCCGTTGGTTGCGGTTGCTCTGCCTGCAATCGGATATGACCCGCTGACGACCTTCGCACTGCTAGCAGTACCAGCTGTTGTCTTCAGAGATGTCTACTCAGCTGTGTCCGGAACGGAAGTGACACTATGGGAGTCTGGTACCGTGTTTGCCTGGTACATGCCCATCGTCACCACAGGTATCGCAATCGCCATGCTCTGGATAGCGGGCGGTCGCAAGCTACTGATGAACCGGGAGGGTATCATGCTCGCCGTCATGAGCGGTGTGACCGCAGGTGGCGTTGCGATCATCATGAACTCCTACTATGTCAATCAGACAACGCTGACGAACGTCTTTGCCGGAGCTGCAGTCCTCGGGGTCCTCTTTGTGTATACGAAACTCCGTCACAGACCGGTCATTGACAGGAGTGTGCTGACGCAGGACGACCTTGCAGTCGAGGCAAGGCTTAGTCTGAGGAGGGCCAGCATCCCGTGGGTGATTCTGGTTGCCCTGTGTCTTGCAACAAACCTCATTGCTCCCGTCAAAGACCTCCTCTTCACACAGCTGGCTCTGCCGGTGACCGTGTTCAGCTACCCTGTGCCAATAAAGACACAGGTGTTATGGCAGGCCTACACGTTGATGTTCATCGCCACAGTCGTGTCCATTCCGTTCTTCAAGAGAGACCGGACAGTCCTGAGAAACACGCTCTCCAAGTTCAGGAAGAGGGCCCCTCGTCCAGTGCTCGCGGCTGCGATATTCTTCGCGATGGCAGAAGTAATGAACTACAGCGGCTACTACATTCTTCCAGCCGGAACATGGGCGGTGAATCTGGACAACAACATGGTCTCCGTGCTTGCGAGGCTTACGTCTCAGACGATTGGGACAGCCTATCCCCTCACAGCAGCCTTTCTCGGACTGCTGGCGGGTTTCGTGTCCGGGTCGGAGACCTCAGCCATTGCGATGTTCACCAAGTACCACTATGAGGCCAGTACCCTCATTGGTGCCAACGCCATGGTGGTGGCTGCCAGCAACGGCATCGGTGGTGGTCTGGCAAGCGTGCTGAGCCCAGCAAAGATTCAGAATGCGGCTGCAGTGATCGATGAGATTGGCATCGAGGGCGAGGTCATCAGGTACGGCGCGGTCGTGGCCATCCTAATGACCGCGGTAGTTGCTATGCTGACATTCCTCATCGCCTTCTCATGA
- a CDS encoding NAD-dependent epimerase/dehydratase family protein, with translation MRVLLTGATGFIGRRLASRLVDEGHEVKALVRKTSDRSGLPQSVELREGDLLDVEQLEAATKGVDAVMHLAAYFDFYPSDVPLLYRVNVDGTRNLMNACVGTDVERFIYCSTTEVIGPVRSPPGNEESELRPAFDYSKSKVMAEALVREITSDTGLAHVILRPTGVMGEGDLYTAYELIKALNDGEVPILPGDGEKHIMYTHVDDIVDGFAKALTSEGALNTTMILCPDAPMKYKELVEFVCETLGVKAPKRSVPTSLAKIGIGLMSPIKNRHRTTFLWHMQTVQSMDEDRWYSNERAKRVLGWSPKLTMQEGIKRSIEWYYANGHLVRRK, from the coding sequence ATGAGAGTGCTCCTCACTGGTGCGACCGGGTTCATCGGCCGCCGACTGGCAAGCCGACTGGTAGATGAAGGACACGAAGTGAAGGCCTTGGTGCGAAAGACCAGTGATAGAAGTGGTCTTCCCCAGAGTGTAGAGCTGAGAGAAGGAGACCTGCTTGACGTTGAGCAGCTTGAGGCAGCTACCAAAGGTGTGGACGCGGTCATGCACCTTGCCGCCTACTTCGACTTCTATCCGAGTGATGTACCACTCCTGTACCGCGTCAATGTCGATGGGACGCGCAACCTCATGAATGCATGTGTGGGCACGGATGTAGAACGCTTCATCTACTGCTCCACGACAGAAGTGATTGGTCCTGTGAGGTCTCCACCGGGCAACGAGGAGTCCGAGCTGAGACCTGCCTTCGACTACTCAAAGAGCAAGGTGATGGCTGAGGCGCTGGTACGAGAGATAACCTCTGATACAGGTCTGGCCCATGTCATCCTGCGTCCGACGGGTGTGATGGGTGAGGGCGACCTGTACACTGCGTACGAGTTGATAAAGGCCCTGAACGACGGCGAGGTGCCCATCCTGCCGGGGGATGGCGAGAAGCACATCATGTACACACATGTTGACGACATAGTCGATGGGTTTGCGAAGGCCTTGACTTCGGAGGGCGCGCTCAACACGACGATGATCCTCTGTCCGGACGCACCGATGAAATACAAGGAGCTGGTGGAGTTTGTGTGTGAGACACTCGGTGTCAAAGCACCGAAGCGGAGCGTCCCCACATCACTCGCCAAGATTGGTATCGGGTTGATGAGCCCCATCAAGAACAGGCACAGGACCACCTTTCTCTGGCACATGCAGACGGTGCAGAGCATGGACGAGGACCGGTGGTACTCGAACGAGAGGGCAAAGCGAGTCCTCGGCTGGTCCCCGAAGCTGACAATGCAGGAGGGCATCAAGCGCTCAATCGAGTGGTACTACGCCAATGGTCATCTTGTACGGAGGAAGTAA
- a CDS encoding enoyl-CoA hydratase/isomerase family protein, which yields MNGEIRVETKNQIAIVTISRPEKLNSVTKEMLVSFEERVAGLLNDKEVVAIVFTGAGERAFSAGFDMEMVRGLSGEARQGFFKLLEETIRMIRFARNSITVAAVNGYAIGFGAMLASACDFRFFTDNAAFRLPEVDLSIFPGSGATSNLVQLVGPARAKDILLTGRTVTAEEALRIGIADRVVAQRDLMQNVLEFITGILAKDRKIVIRTKTLVDGITGEKLTDAAEMESVFQEEWLLESGEDIRRRQKQG from the coding sequence ATGAATGGAGAGATAAGAGTCGAGACCAAGAACCAGATTGCAATAGTGACAATCTCCCGTCCGGAGAAGCTGAACTCGGTCACAAAGGAAATGCTTGTGTCCTTTGAGGAGCGCGTTGCGGGGCTACTCAACGACAAGGAAGTCGTCGCGATTGTATTCACGGGTGCAGGAGAGAGGGCATTCTCTGCAGGGTTTGACATGGAGATGGTCAGAGGGCTCTCAGGAGAAGCACGGCAGGGCTTTTTCAAGCTCCTGGAAGAGACGATAAGGATGATCAGGTTTGCGAGGAACTCCATCACCGTGGCAGCGGTCAATGGTTACGCAATAGGCTTTGGAGCGATGCTGGCCTCGGCATGCGACTTTAGATTCTTCACAGACAATGCCGCATTCAGACTCCCAGAGGTGGACCTCAGCATATTCCCCGGTTCAGGAGCCACATCGAATCTCGTGCAACTCGTTGGGCCTGCACGAGCAAAGGACATACTCCTCACTGGGCGGACCGTGACGGCCGAAGAGGCTCTGAGGATTGGCATCGCCGACAGAGTGGTTGCACAGAGAGACCTCATGCAGAACGTGCTCGAGTTCATCACAGGCATACTCGCAAAGGACCGAAAGATAGTCATCAGGACAAAGACACTTGTCGACGGAATCACCGGTGAGAAGCTCACCGATGCAGCCGAGATGGAGTCCGTATTCCAAGAGGAGTGGCTGCT
- a CDS encoding tetratricopeptide repeat protein codes for MGTDRQITGDATTRDTGGMDVESCLKRGMELKDTKPDEALEAFIAAVEKDPMNRQALTEICILLLKMRREVDAEKWGKRLLALDPSVKKTWPRLRSELREGHVRWDAPAEQVSSASRSTTTARTVETTWLKAVETTRAKPADAGPADTGSGKTVPERTDRPSQAPSPSRQASSKQPTSVEQPRESTWCQPLAETKTPRMPDDQSPRSAPGTGTIMTPVLKSERTEQSEKLDKLVTLGDVSMKRGMFRDAEVSYRQALALDESNVQARVGLALALVEMKKFKEAKQFLEGLANEGFVTKEVLYGRGMCAYADHEFSDAATILSRYTQFDKGKFQAWVALGRSYYEIGQNREAGRALLQALTMNPDSPEALLYFGLALVKEGHMERAASVLIKMVELEDRDAARLEKAADALTLTGNHGAAGKAKAKALELARRAAPLR; via the coding sequence ATGGGCACCGACAGACAGATCACTGGGGACGCAACCACCCGCGATACCGGGGGCATGGATGTGGAGTCGTGTCTCAAGAGAGGCATGGAACTCAAGGACACGAAGCCGGACGAAGCACTTGAGGCCTTTATCGCGGCCGTGGAAAAGGACCCCATGAACAGACAGGCTCTGACGGAGATCTGCATCCTTCTACTCAAGATGCGACGAGAGGTCGACGCGGAGAAGTGGGGAAAGAGGCTCCTGGCTCTCGACCCGTCTGTGAAGAAGACATGGCCACGGCTCCGGTCCGAATTGAGGGAGGGACACGTCAGGTGGGATGCACCCGCTGAACAGGTCTCGTCCGCTAGCCGGTCAACCACAACAGCACGGACTGTCGAGACCACATGGCTCAAGGCGGTTGAGACAACAAGGGCAAAGCCAGCAGATGCAGGGCCTGCGGACACTGGTTCAGGGAAGACAGTGCCTGAACGGACGGACCGGCCGTCCCAAGCGCCATCGCCATCTCGACAAGCCTCAAGCAAGCAGCCCACTTCAGTGGAGCAACCACGCGAGTCAACCTGGTGCCAACCACTGGCAGAGACTAAAACGCCAAGAATGCCAGACGACCAGTCACCGCGGAGTGCTCCTGGCACAGGCACCATTATGACACCAGTCTTGAAGTCTGAACGAACAGAGCAGTCTGAGAAACTAGACAAGCTAGTGACTCTGGGTGACGTCTCAATGAAGCGGGGTATGTTCCGTGATGCAGAGGTATCCTACCGACAGGCGCTTGCGCTTGACGAGTCCAATGTTCAAGCCCGCGTCGGTCTGGCGCTGGCGCTCGTCGAGATGAAGAAGTTCAAGGAGGCCAAGCAGTTTCTCGAAGGTCTTGCAAACGAGGGATTCGTCACAAAGGAAGTACTCTACGGAAGGGGTATGTGTGCGTATGCAGATCATGAGTTCTCAGATGCGGCCACAATACTCTCGCGATACACTCAGTTCGACAAGGGCAAGTTCCAAGCTTGGGTCGCCCTGGGCAGGTCTTACTATGAGATAGGGCAGAACAGAGAAGCTGGTAGGGCGCTCTTGCAGGCCCTGACAATGAACCCGGACTCGCCTGAAGCACTCCTGTACTTCGGACTGGCCCTCGTGAAGGAGGGACATATGGAGAGAGCGGCGTCGGTCCTGATCAAGATGGTGGAGCTTGAGGATCGTGATGCTGCACGACTGGAGAAGGCGGCAGATGCCCTGACATTGACGGGAAACCACGGAGCAGCGGGCAAGGCAAAGGCAAAGGCACTAGAGCTCGCTCGTAGAGCCGCTCCGCTCAGATGA